A segment of the Luteolibacter sp. Y139 genome:
ACCGATGCCGCCCAGAAACGCCTCGACCGCGCCACCGAGCGCCTGCGCCAGCAGCTCGCCCGCCGCGGTTGCCAGGTAGGTGGCACCCTCGGCGCCGCCATGCTGATCGGCCTCGGCGCCGACGCCAAAGCCGCCATACCCGGCATCGCAACCCTCGCCTCCAAGGCCCTCGCCGCCACCGCGGTCGGAGGAGCCGCCTCATTCACCACCATCGCACTCACCGCCATGACCAAGAAAACCGCCATCACCGCCGCCGCAGCCCTTCTGCTTGTCGGCGCCGGAGCAGTCGCCTACATCAATCGCGATTCGGAAAAGCCCGCCGAAAACGCCTCGGCCGCCACCACCGCAGGCAAGTCCGGCTCCGCCAGCTCCGGCGGCCTCGCCCCCGTCGACGAAGCCGCCCGCGCTGCGAAAGCCAAGCCACGCGACGCAGCGGAGAACCCCGAGCTCGTCTCGAAGTACGGCGAATCTCGTACCAATCTCTCCAAACACGTCGCCACCAACGTGATCAGCCTGATCGAAGACGGCGTCGAAATGGGCGAGATGGCCACCACCGGTGAGCACGCGAATGCCTTCGGTGGCCCCCGCGCTCACCTCGGCCGCTCCCTCGGCGACCTGACCCGCAAGCTCAGCCTGACCGAGGAACAGCAGGACAAGGCCGCTGCCGCACTCGTCGAGTATCAGAAGCGCGAGATCGTCCGCGCCAAAGGAACCATCGACCGCCTCAAAAAGGATCCCACCGCCCTGATGAAGTTGATGCTTGCCAGCGACTCCCTCTCCCGCGGCGAGATCACCGAGGAAGAATACAAACAAGCGCAGCTCGCATCCGGCGATGACCTCAAAGGCGTCATGAACCCCCTCGACCGCAAGAACCTCCGCGGCCAACCCCTCAAGGACGACGAATTCGTCCGCGAATACTCCGCCCTTCTCGATCCCACACAGAGCGAAACCTTCCAGCGCGAGCTGACCGAGCAGGAATCCCGTGAAGCCTCCGGCAATGGTTCCGGCATTTCCGCAATGCCCTCCATGGAGCTTGAGAAACTGGACACCACCATCGCCTCCGCCAAGAAGCTCACCGAAGGCATGAAGAGCATGATGGAAGGCATGGGAGGCCTCCAGGACCTCGGTCCCATGATCGAACAACAGCGCAAGGCCCGCGAAGCCCAAGCCCCGGAAAGCACCGATAAGTAAGCTAGGGTCTTTCTTCCCCAATCATCTCTTCAGCACCAACGGTGCGAAATCCCTCAGCCCCGCCCATCGGGCGGGGTTTTTCGTGCGCAGGCCACGGCGGCCTGAAGGGCAGCGATACGTGCAACGCCCGCCCCACCATCGATCCACCATCCCTCGGGCGCGTCGGCCTCTCTCAAAACTCCCCCCGGAACGAACACCGCGCCGTCGGCGTCTCATAAATCACAATCTCCGCCAGCCCCGGC
Coding sequences within it:
- a CDS encoding RNA polymerase sigma factor gives rise to the protein MPEPTDADLLSDWLKRQREPAFHGLVARYAGLVHMAAMRTCDDETLAAEASQLTFITLARKANSLSSRGSIAGWLHLTAVMHAKNLLRQHLRESRKRQLLRTHMDTSPPDHAIEAWKHMQPVLDEALASLSTSDRETLLLRFYRSLSVKEIAAALGIATDAAQKRLDRATERLRQQLARRGCQVGGTLGAAMLIGLGADAKAAIPGIATLASKALAATAVGGAASFTTIALTAMTKKTAITAAAALLLVGAGAVAYINRDSEKPAENASAATTAGKSGSASSGGLAPVDEAARAAKAKPRDAAENPELVSKYGESRTNLSKHVATNVISLIEDGVEMGEMATTGEHANAFGGPRAHLGRSLGDLTRKLSLTEEQQDKAAAALVEYQKREIVRAKGTIDRLKKDPTALMKLMLASDSLSRGEITEEEYKQAQLASGDDLKGVMNPLDRKNLRGQPLKDDEFVREYSALLDPTQSETFQRELTEQESREASGNGSGISAMPSMELEKLDTTIASAKKLTEGMKSMMEGMGGLQDLGPMIEQQRKAREAQAPESTDK